The DNA sequence TCTTGAATAGTTTTCGCCAATTCTAAAATAGTGTATTCCCCCGGATTTCCCAAATTAACGGGTCCTACATAATCATTGTTCATTAATCGCATTAAACCTTCTACCAAGTCGGAAACATAGCAAAAACTGCGAGTTTGTGAACCATCGCCATATACCGTTAAAGGAATACCCCTTAAGGCTTGAGCAATAAAATTACTCACTACTCTACCATCATTTTCTAACATTCTTGGACCGTAAGTGTTGAAAATTCGAGCCACCCTAATTTCTAGTTTGTGTTCACGATAGTAGTCAAAGGCAAGAGTTTCAGCAACCCTTTTTCCTTCGTCATAGCAACTACGAAGCCCTATACAGTTAACGTTGCCACGATATTCTTCAGGTTGAGGATGTACATCGGGATCTCCATATACTTCGGAAGTGGAGGCCAACAAAAATCTAGCCTTCACTCTTTTGGCTAATCCAAGCATATTTAAAGTCCCCATTACATTAACTTTTGTTGTTTTTACAGGATTGAATTGATAATGGATGGGAGATGCTGGACAAGCTAAGTGATATATCTGATCTACTTCTAGCCGTATTGGTTCGGTAATATCATGACGAATTAACTCAAAGTAAGGATTATTAAACCATTTTTGAATATTGGCTTTCGTTCCAGTGTAGAAGTTATCGAGACATAATACTTCATTTCTTTGTTCCATGAGGCGATCAATCAAATGAGATCCCACAAATCCAGCACCACCAGTGACTAAAATTCTCATAATGTAGTTATTGCAGTTTTTGATCAAAAATTACTTATAAATTAACTTGTATCAGTCACTTTGAGCAAATATTTTCAATCATTTAAGAAAAATGCTATAGGAAGAGTTAAATACCTAAAAAAATAGATTGTGGATTTTAAAACTCATAAAAATTCTCTCAAACCTTCACTGCAAGAATATCTATTCCTTAATCCCTTTTCATAGCCTCAATATCGAATTAATTTTGATTACTTACTTATGGTAATTTCCAATAATTGCTAAAAATGATAGATTATCAATTAAATGAATCTTTATTTTTACTCACTTAGTTAACACCAAAACTCCCATCATTTCTCCTAATAGTGGATAATGAACTGATTGAGAAAAACCTATTTGCCGTGCCAATTCAATTTGGCGATCGCCTCTGAGGAAACGTTGTAAACTGGGATAAATATAGGCATAATCTTCTTTCTTGCCCAACCAATCCGCCATAGTCACCACAATATTATCTAAATACCATTTTTGTATATTCGCAACAAAATAATTGGAGGGTTGATGAAAGTCAAGAATCGCCGCTCTTCCATTGGGTTTTAATACCCGATTGATTTCTCTCAAACAAGAAGGAATATCTTTAACATTTCTTAAACCATATCCCATTGTGACGCAGTCAAAAGTATTATCTTGAAAAGGTAAGCTCAACACATCTGCTTTAACCCATTCTATATTCTCATATCCCTTATTTTCCGACTTAACCTGAGCAATATCGAGTAACTCAGAGGAAAAATCAACTCCAATAACTCTTCCTTTACTTATCTGTTGACGCAACAAAAAAGTTAAATCACCACTACCACAACATAAATCTAAAGCAACACTTTGAGGTTGAGGATTAGTCCATTTTACCGCCATCAACTTCCAAATTCGGTGTAATCCCAGACTCAGCCAATCATTGAGTGAATCATAAACAGGGGCAATGCGGTTAAACATTTCTTGAATTTCTTGAGGTTGCGGAGTCGATTTCATTTACACCAGTCAAAAAGTCTATTGGTTTTCTGATCAAGTTTACAATAACTTGAGTAAGGCAATTAGGAATTAGTAATTAGTAATTAATTAAAACCGTCAAACCTGACACCTGACCTTATTCGACATTTTTAAGCCCAACTGAGGTTATCACATTTTCAACTCAAGGCTTTTTTAGAAGTGGGAGAGGGAATGACATCCTCTTTATAAATAACCGGATTAGTGGAAAAACTAAAAGGTTGATGGAGTAAAAGATAAAGACAGGGAATTAAAAATAAAGTTAGTAAAGTTGCTAAAGATAAGCCTGAAAAAACGACAATACCTAAAGGTTGTAAAAATTCTCCTCCTTCTCCAGCCCCTAAAGCCAGAGGAAACATTCCTAAAACCGTCGTAATGGTTGTCATCAAAATCGGACGTAGTCTTTGAGATGCCGCTTGAAGCATTGCTGTATATCTACTGGGAATTTTAATATCTGGATTTTCCAACTGACTTTGATAAATTTGATTAGCTAATTCCACCATCACAATAGCGTTATTCACCACGATACCAACTAATAATACTGCTCCAACTATTACCGTTGCCCCAATGGGAGTTTGAGTCACATATAAGCCAATAATCCCACCAGATAAGGCTAAGGGAAGGGTAAACATAATAACTAAAGGGTCAACTAAAGAATTATACTGCACAGCCATAACCACAAAAACCAAGAAAGCGGCTAGTCCTCCTAAAATGGGTAAAGTGGATTGTAGTTGGTCATTACTAGCGGCGGCAATACTTGGTAAAATCCTTACTCCTTGGGGTAATTCAATTTCATTAACAATCTTTTTCACCTCTGTTAATGCAGGTCCTAAACTCGCATTTTCGGCTAAACTTCCTTGAATGATATAAACTTGTCTTTGGTTGATACGTTGAATTTCCGAAGGGGCTTCTCCTTTGCGAATAGTGGCTACATCTCCTAAACGAATTAAACTATTAT is a window from the Cyanobacterium sp. Dongsha4 genome containing:
- a CDS encoding UDP-glucuronic acid decarboxylase family protein, translating into MRILVTGGAGFVGSHLIDRLMEQRNEVLCLDNFYTGTKANIQKWFNNPYFELIRHDITEPIRLEVDQIYHLACPASPIHYQFNPVKTTKVNVMGTLNMLGLAKRVKARFLLASTSEVYGDPDVHPQPEEYRGNVNCIGLRSCYDEGKRVAETLAFDYYREHKLEIRVARIFNTYGPRMLENDGRVVSNFIAQALRGIPLTVYGDGSQTRSFCYVSDLVEGLMRLMNNDYVGPVNLGNPGEYTILELAKTIQEMVNPEAELVYKPLPEDDPKQRQPDITKAKQYLNWQPTIPLKDGLKMTIEDFRQRICH
- the ubiE gene encoding bifunctional demethylmenaquinone methyltransferase/2-methoxy-6-polyprenyl-1,4-benzoquinol methylase UbiE, giving the protein MKSTPQPQEIQEMFNRIAPVYDSLNDWLSLGLHRIWKLMAVKWTNPQPQSVALDLCCGSGDLTFLLRQQISKGRVIGVDFSSELLDIAQVKSENKGYENIEWVKADVLSLPFQDNTFDCVTMGYGLRNVKDIPSCLREINRVLKPNGRAAILDFHQPSNYFVANIQKWYLDNIVVTMADWLGKKEDYAYIYPSLQRFLRGDRQIELARQIGFSQSVHYPLLGEMMGVLVLTK